AGTTTATACTGTTTAAGGCTGAATGTTCAGTTTCCATTTGttgtgttcattcattcatttggatGAGACATGACAGATGCACCTTCAGTCACCACGGCACCATGTCTGTCCATGTGAGTTCATTAGCTGTTCCTGTAAATCTGTTTAGTGTCAATCTGAATCTTTTTGACATTTAAGGTTTTATACCAAACACAGGAAATGCAGTGAGCTCAGTGATTCCCAGTTCCTGAAGTCAAATTACTGGACTTTGTTCcaacaaagaggaggaagttGTAGCATTGAGGCAGCTAAGTAAGCAAGTTAGAGATTAAATATATTAGtatgttatatttttaaatttaccaAAGTGCTCCAGtaacctgtgtttttattggctTCAGTTTGTGTAGGTGgtataagtgtgtgtttctgtgcgtcTACATGTCGACCAGTGAGGTTGGCCGTAAGCTTGACTACTCGCCGGTGTCGTGGCGGGAGTATTTTGACCAGATGGAGGACGTGAGCGTGGGGCCGGCCGACAGCAGGGACGTCTTCAGGATTTACAAAGCGGGTAGTGACGGGcctctgctggttctgctgcacGGAGGAGGACACTCGGCCCTGTCCTGGGCCGTCTTCACCGTGAGTATCTGCCGTAGCAGTTAGCTGGTTGGTTGATTGACTAACTGATTGATGGCGTCCTGGAAATCAGCAGCGTGTcctggtgtttttctgtgttgtagACAGCCATCGCCAGCAGAGTGACCTGCAGGGTACTCGCCATGGACCTCAGGGGTCACGGTGAGGCAATATAAAGGGACTCGGcttcatacaaatacaaatgcagTGACCTGAGGTCTATGCTGAGGCTGTGCTGTTGAGCCTGAGCAGCTGAattagtgagtgtgtgttctgtgtccAGGTGCCACCCTGGTCCGTCTGTCCGATGACTTCTCCACTCAGACTATGTCCAGGTAACGGCACAAACTGCTCTGATCTCAGACCAGTGACGCTACATACACACGTCCTGCTGTTTCCACGTCACTCACCGTTACTGTTATCACTGCTTGCCCCGCCCCCCTCAGCGATGTAGCCAATGTGATTCGAGCCTGCTACGGCGAGACCCCTCCCCCCATTGTCCTGATTGGCCACGGCGTTGGCGGGGCGATCGCGGTACATACGGCCAGCAACATGCTGCTGCCGACCACCGTGGGTCTGGTGGCCATAGACGTGGTGGAAGGTGAGTGTGAGATGAGAAGCGTCTGATATGAGTGTTCACAACATGCTCACACTGATTTATtctcctgctccacctgcaggCAGTGCCATGGACGCGCTGCACAGCATACAGAACTTCCTGAAGGGAAGACCCAAGTCCTTCAAGTCCATGGACCACGCTATAGAATGGAGGTGAAGACTTCAGACGCCGTTTCCTCTCATCACATCAGCAGTTTGTTTAGTTTAAAGTCAGCGACGTGTATCTGAGCTCGAACAGGGAGCTCGGTCCAAGAGCTGCTCATCTCCATCAAACCCAGATCAGACGTGAGCCGCACTCACAGCTGAACCACAGGCTGTGCTCACACAGGTCGCAGGTgcttcagactgcagcactgacctgttgtttttcctcttttctccctcttcagtgTGAAGAGTGGACAAATCAGGAACCTGGAATCTGCCAGGGTCTCCATGGTTGGTCAGATCAAAAGGTAGAGTCCAGATTAGTGATCAGATGAAAACTGAGACACATTGAACCCATCCCGACTTCCTGAGGATAATTTCCTCACATCTTCCCGTCCG
The sequence above is drawn from the Toxotes jaculatrix isolate fToxJac2 chromosome 23, fToxJac2.pri, whole genome shotgun sequence genome and encodes:
- the LOC121177364 gene encoding protein phosphatase methylesterase 1-like isoform X5; amino-acid sequence: MWEENFDTEHEVGRKLDYSPVSWREYFDQMEDVSVGPADSRDVFRIYKAGSDGPLLVLLHGGGHSALSWAVFTTAIASRVTCRVLAMDLRGHGATLVRLSDDFSTQTMSSDVANVIRACYGETPPPIVLIGHGVGGAIAVHTASNMLLPTTVGLVAIDVVEGSAMDALHSIQNFLKGRPKSFKSMDHAIEWSVKSGQIRNLESARVSMVGQIKRCEVEEADTLEQASPVTDVVVERNEEFYDQSYVNDKENAASEVSLSEGQSVYKWRIDLSKSEKYWDGWFRGTSNLFLACNLPKLLLLAGIDRLDRDLTIGQMQGKFMMQVLPPCGHAVQEDKPEKVAEAVAAFLLRHKFAEARRESRRQEIRSCSFRDD